The following are encoded together in the Humulus lupulus chromosome 5, drHumLupu1.1, whole genome shotgun sequence genome:
- the LOC133778162 gene encoding uncharacterized protein LOC133778162 produces the protein MILVASMAELMEEYTALLSRVLEHLFHSAPFPGRVRFLILRNLPFVSYIPPPPPPPSYHSTA, from the coding sequence atgATACTGGTGGCGTCAATGGCGGAGCTGATGGAGGAGTACACGGCGTTGCTGTCGAGGGTTCTAGAACATTTGTTCCATTCGGCGCCGTTTCCTGGCCGGGTTCGCTTTCTCATTCTCCGGAATCTTCCTTTCGTTTCTTatattcctcctcctcctcctcctccctcgTATCATTCCACTGCTTGA